The following coding sequences lie in one Cinclus cinclus chromosome 15, bCinCin1.1, whole genome shotgun sequence genomic window:
- the TENT5D gene encoding terminal nucleotidyltransferase 5D: MTEDSDHRFSYLTWDQIKVLDQVLTEAIPIHGRGNFPTLEVKPKHIIHMVKEQLIEKQIHVRDIRLNGSTASHILVKHNGTSYKDLDIIFGVELPSEFEFQVVKEAVLNCLLDFLPKCVNKQKITAQTMKDAYVQKMVKVSTDHDRWSLISLSNNSGKNVELKFVSSLRRQFEFSVDSFQIILDSILAIYRASDRPLTQDCHPAVIAESMYGDFNQAMDHLRYKLISTRNPEEIRGGGLLKYSNLLVRDFKPADEAEIKSLERYMCSRFFIDFPDVAEQQRKIESYLRNHFIGEEKSKYDYLMTLRGVVNKSTVCLMGHERRQTLNMITILALKVLGEQNIIPNAANVTCYYQPAPYISDRNFSSYYIAHGQPPVFYQPYPFHIQLQSGMV, encoded by the coding sequence ATGACTGAGGACTCGGACCACAGATTCAGTTATCTCACATGGGATCAGATTAAAGTCCTGGATCAGGTTTTAACTGAGGCTATACCTATTCATGGGAGAGGAAATTTTCCAACCCTGGAGGTAAAGCCAAAGCATATAATCCATATGGTAAAGGAGCAGCTTATTGAGAAGCAGATCCATGTCAGGGACATCCGCCTGAACGGTTCCACTGCCAGTCACATCCTGGTGAAGCACAATGGCACCAGTTACAAGGACCTGGACATCATTTTTGGAGTGGAGCTTCCCAGTGAGTTTGAGTTCCAGGTCGTTAAGGAAGCAGTTCTCAATTGCCTGTTGGACTTCttgccaaaatgtgttaacaaGCAAAAAATCACAGCTCAGACCATGAAAGATGCCTACGTGCAGAAGATGGTCAAAGTCTCCACCGACCACGACCGCTGGAGCCTCATCTCGCTGTCCAACAACAGCGGCAAGAACGTGGAGCTGAAGTTCGTCAGCTCGCTGCGGCGGCAGTTCGAGTTCAGCGTGGACTCCTTCCAGATCATCCTGGACTCCATCCTGGCCATCTACAGAGCCTCAGACCGGCCCCTGACACAGGACTGTCACCCCGCCGTCATCGCCGAGAGCATGTACGGGGACTTCAACCAAGCCATGGACCACCTGAGGTACAAACTGATCTCCACCCGGAACCCAGAGGAGATCAGGGGGGGCGGCCTCCTGAAGTACAGCAACCTCCTGGTCCGTGACTTTAAGCCGGCGGATGAGGCTGAAATTAAATCTCTGGAACGTTACATGTGCTCCAGGTTCTTCATTGATTTTCCCGACGTTGCcgagcagcagaggaaaatcGAGTCCTACCTGCGCAACCACTTCATCGGGGAGGAGAAGAGCAAGTATGACTACTTGATGACCCTGCGTGGGGTGGTGAACAAGAGCACGGTCTGCCTCATGGGGCACGAGCGAAGGCAAACCCTCAATATGATCACAATTCTGGCTTTGAAAGTGCTCGGAGAGCAAAACATCATCCCCAACGCGGCCAATGTCACGTGCTACTATCAGCCTGCTCCCTATATCAGTGACAGAAACTTCAGCAGCTACTACATTGCTCATGGACAACCCCCTGTGTTCTACCAGCCTTACCCTTTCCACATACAGCTACAGAGCGGGATGGTGTAG